CTGATGTGCGTGCTCTCCCTGGTCGCCTTCGTGGCGGTCGCCCGATCAGTCCCCTCGGCGCCGGGGCACCGGGAGCGGTTCGACCTTCCCGGGGCCCTCCTGCTCTCCAGCGGGATGACGCTGCTCCTCGTCGCCGTCACCTCGGTCAGCCTGCCGGGCGCGCGGCTGGCGCTGATCGGCGGGCTCGCCGCGATCGGGCTGGTGCTGCTGCTGCTGTTCGTGGCCGTCTCCGCCAGGAACCCCCACGCGATGCTGCCCCCGCACCTGTTGTTCGAGACCCGATTCCTGAGGAGCTCGCTCGCGGCATTCGTGCAGATGTTCATGCTGGGCACCGCTCTGGTGGCGGTGCCGCTCCATCTCACGGGCCCCCTCCACATGTCGTCGTGGCACGCGGGTCTGCTGTTCTTCCAGCTGCCGGTCGTGATGGTCCTGCTCGCCCCGTGGGTCGGGCGGGCCGCCGCTCGATGGAGCCCGCGGCTGATCCTGCGGATCGGCCTGCTGACCCTGGTGGTCGGTGGAGCACTCGCCGGTGTGGTGGGCGAGGAGGCCGACGGCACCTGGGCGACCTGGCTGATCTCGGCGGTGCTGCTGGTGCTGGGTGCCGGGATGGCGCTCGTCCAGACGCCCGCCGCGGCCGGGGCGACGCGCTCCCCGGCCGGAGGCCGAGGTGCTGCCCTCGGCGCGTTCAGCATGTTGCGGTTCTCTGGCTCCGCCGCGGGGACGGCCTGGGTCGCCATCGGGTACCACCACGGCCTGCTGGCGCTCTTCCTGTTCGCCGCCGCCGTCGTCACCATCGGCCTGGCCGTCACCTTCGTCGGACCGGACCCGCACGATGACCCCGCATCGGCAGAGCCCGCGTACTGACCGTTAGTCACTATGCCCGCGATTAGCGGTTGTTCATGTGCATTGTGACTGTAGACCCCAGCGCCGCGGCCCGGCAGCATGAATGACGTCAGACACCCAGGCCAGTCAGGCACTTCGCCCGGCTGCACATCCCGGAAGGGCCGGCACATGACCGAACTGCTCTCTCACGAAGATTTCCGCGCCGCACTCGAGGACGCGATCAAGGGCCGCGAGGCCTCCAACGCCTCGTTCAGCAAGGCCTGGGCCGATGGCAAGCTCGAACGTCGGCACTTTGCCCGCTGGGCCGAGAACCACTTCAACTATGTCGGACCGTTCGCGGACTACCTGGCGTACATCTACGCCAACACCCCGGACCACATGACCGACGCCAAGGACTTCCTCCTGCAGAACATGTATGAGGAGGAGCTCGCCGACATCCGGCACACCGACCTGCTGGTCCGCTTCGGCGAGGTCTGCGGGACGACCCGTGAGGCGATCGAGGACCCCAACACGTGCAACGCTGTCACCCGCGGACTCCAGGCATGGTGCTACGCGACCGCGATGCGGGAGCACTACGTCGTCGCGACCGCGGCGCTCGTGGTCGGGCTCGAGTCGCAGGTGCCCGCGATCTACACGAAGCAGATCGTCCCCCTCCGCGAGGTCTACAAGTTCACCGAGGACGAGATCGAGTTCTTCGACCTCCACATCACCTCCGACGTGGTGCACGGCGAGCGCGGCTACCAGATCGTGCTGGAGGGCGCCGACACGCCGTACCTGCAGCAGCGTTGCCTGCAGTTCGTGCGCTGGGGCGCGGAGATGCGCTTCAGCTACACCAAGGCTCTCTACGACACGTACGTCGCGCCCGACCTGCAGCCCGTCTCGTAGTCGCACACCCTGGTCCCGGGCGCGGCCGGTCGCCGGCCGCGCCCGGCTTCTCCCCCAACACGAATCCCCAACCCGGAAGCAGGTCCGTCATGTCCGACTGGCACGCCGTGGCGACCATCAAGGACCTCGCCGCTCGCAAGAAGAAGTCGGTCGAGGTGGCCGGCACCCCTGTCGCGCTGTTCTACATCAATGGTCACGTGTATGCGATGAACGACATCTGCATCCACGAGCAGCGACAGCTCAGCAAGGGCGCACTGCTGTTCGGCAAGGTCATCTGTCCCGGCCACCAGTGGAAGTTCGACCCCGCCACGGGTGAGCCGGAGGACCAGGACGGCTGCCAGCCGACATACCCGGTACGCACCGACGACGACGGCACGATCCACGTGAGCCTGCTGCCCGTGAAGGAGCAAGCATGAACGTCGACAACATCGTCGTGATCGGCGGCGGCCAGGCCGCCGCCGTGGCCATCCGGACCCTTCGCCGGCGCGGGTACGACGGCGCGATCGTCCTCGTCTGTGAGGAGCCGGTCCGGCCCTACCAGCGGCCGCCGCTGTCCAAGGAGTACCTCACGCACGGCGACGAGGAGGGGCTCTTCCTGCTCCCCGAGGACTGGACCGACGCGCAGCGCGTCGAGGTGCGTACGGGGGTCCGCGCCAGCAAGATCAGCGCCGACGACAGGGCGGTCCTGCTCGAGGACGGGACGATACTCCCGGCCGACCGCATCCTGATCGCGACCGGCGGCACCCCCCGCCGGCT
Above is a genomic segment from Aeromicrobium chenweiae containing:
- a CDS encoding MFS transporter, whose amino-acid sequence is MLGTMANNIISVPLNTIAEDLDRPVASTVLAVSAFIIVLAVAIPVAGWVGDRLGRRRVLLAALLLMVVGQALASLAPGLELLIAARAVQGLACSAIPPMVMGMLVTFFPGQRLRVMGAWAAANGAGQALGPPIGGLIADAAGWRSIFVLMCVLSLVAFVAVARSVPSAPGHRERFDLPGALLLSSGMTLLLVAVTSVSLPGARLALIGGLAAIGLVLLLLFVAVSARNPHAMLPPHLLFETRFLRSSLAAFVQMFMLGTALVAVPLHLTGPLHMSSWHAGLLFFQLPVVMVLLAPWVGRAAARWSPRLILRIGLLTLVVGGALAGVVGEEADGTWATWLISAVLLVLGAGMALVQTPAAAGATRSPAGGRGAALGAFSMLRFSGSAAGTAWVAIGYHHGLLALFLFAAAVVTIGLAVTFVGPDPHDDPASAEPAY
- a CDS encoding TenA family transcriptional regulator; this encodes MTELLSHEDFRAALEDAIKGREASNASFSKAWADGKLERRHFARWAENHFNYVGPFADYLAYIYANTPDHMTDAKDFLLQNMYEEELADIRHTDLLVRFGEVCGTTREAIEDPNTCNAVTRGLQAWCYATAMREHYVVATAALVVGLESQVPAIYTKQIVPLREVYKFTEDEIEFFDLHITSDVVHGERGYQIVLEGADTPYLQQRCLQFVRWGAEMRFSYTKALYDTYVAPDLQPVS
- a CDS encoding Rieske (2Fe-2S) protein, translating into MSDWHAVATIKDLAARKKKSVEVAGTPVALFYINGHVYAMNDICIHEQRQLSKGALLFGKVICPGHQWKFDPATGEPEDQDGCQPTYPVRTDDDGTIHVSLLPVKEQA